One genomic region from Stackebrandtia nassauensis DSM 44728 encodes:
- the murA gene encoding UDP-N-acetylglucosamine 1-carboxyvinyltransferase, with product MLALGSAFHSRTSEGCALNDDDVLVVHGGTPLKGEIRVRGAKNLVSKAMVAALLADSPSTLFDVPAISDVDIVRGLLELHGVRTSIDKDRSLRMDPTNVVTAGVDEINVHAGSSRIPILLCGPLLHRLGSAYIPDLGGCNIGGRPIDFHIDALRKFGAVVEKLPDGMHLTAPQRLQGIKYTLDYPSVGSTEQILLTAVMAEGVTELRNAAVEPEIIDLICILQKMGAIIKVNTDRVIEIEGVDRLSGYRHRPVPDRIETGSWAAAALATHGEVFVRGARQVDMMTFLNVYRTIGGAFDVDDSPGGGIRFWHPGGELSPAALETDVHPGLMTDWQQPLVVALTQARGLSIVHETVYERRFGYTAELRQMGANIQLYRDCLGGTPCRWGRRNFLHSAVIAGPSKLHAADLQIPDLRAGFSHLIAALAAEGTSRVFGVDRFITRGYEDFDAKLAGLGANVERP from the coding sequence ATGCTCGCGCTCGGCAGTGCGTTTCACTCACGAACTTCGGAAGGCTGTGCGTTGAACGACGACGACGTGCTCGTGGTACACGGTGGTACTCCCCTCAAGGGAGAGATCCGGGTCAGAGGCGCGAAGAATCTGGTCTCCAAGGCCATGGTCGCGGCACTACTGGCGGACTCTCCCTCCACTTTGTTCGATGTACCGGCGATCAGCGACGTCGATATCGTCCGTGGACTGCTTGAGCTGCATGGAGTCCGCACGTCCATCGACAAAGACCGGTCACTGCGGATGGATCCCACCAATGTGGTGACAGCCGGCGTCGACGAGATCAACGTGCACGCCGGTTCCAGCCGGATCCCGATCCTGCTGTGCGGGCCGCTGCTGCACCGGCTGGGCTCGGCCTACATCCCCGACCTGGGCGGCTGCAACATCGGCGGCCGTCCCATCGACTTCCACATCGACGCGCTGCGCAAGTTCGGCGCCGTGGTGGAGAAGCTGCCCGACGGCATGCACCTGACGGCGCCGCAGCGACTGCAGGGCATCAAGTACACACTGGACTACCCCTCGGTGGGTTCAACCGAGCAGATCCTGCTGACCGCCGTGATGGCCGAGGGCGTCACCGAGCTGCGCAACGCCGCGGTGGAGCCGGAGATCATCGACCTGATCTGCATCCTGCAGAAGATGGGCGCCATCATCAAGGTCAACACCGACCGGGTCATCGAGATCGAGGGCGTCGACCGGCTGTCGGGCTACCGGCACCGCCCGGTCCCCGACCGCATCGAGACCGGCAGCTGGGCCGCGGCCGCGCTGGCCACCCACGGCGAGGTCTTCGTCCGGGGCGCCCGCCAGGTCGACATGATGACCTTCCTCAACGTGTACCGCACCATCGGCGGCGCCTTCGACGTCGACGACTCCCCCGGCGGCGGCATCCGGTTCTGGCACCCCGGTGGCGAACTGTCCCCGGCGGCGCTGGAGACCGACGTCCACCCCGGTCTCATGACCGACTGGCAGCAGCCGCTGGTGGTCGCGCTCACCCAGGCCCGCGGACTGTCCATTGTCCACGAGACGGTGTACGAGCGCCGGTTCGGCTACACCGCCGAGCTGCGCCAGATGGGCGCCAACATCCAGCTGTACCGCGACTGCCTGGGCGGCACTCCCTGCCGTTGGGGGCGCCGCAACTTCCTGCACTCGGCGGTCATCGCCGGGCCCAGCAAGCTGCACGCCGCCGACCTGCAGATCCCTGACCTGCGCGCGGGCTTCAGCCACCTCATCGCG